One genomic segment of Clostridium estertheticum subsp. estertheticum includes these proteins:
- a CDS encoding RluA family pseudouridine synthase — translation MENYDFKVEENSVGMRLDVFIANEFEDKSRSYIQGIIEKENATVNGKCRKSNFKLKLNDTIDLSIPDPVELNVKAEDIPLDVIYEDSDVIVINKPQDMVVHPAPGNYSGTLVNALLNHCTDLSGINGVLRPGIVHRIDKDTSGALVVAKNDNAHNSLAAQLKDHSMTRSYLALVEGLIKDDEGMVDAPIGRHSKDRIKMAIVESGKKAVTHYKVIERFEGYTLVECNLETGRTHQIRVHMAKIGHPLVGDLIYGFKKQKFNLKGQVLHAKRLGFIHPTTNKYMEFDSPIPAYFEKLITKLRNS, via the coding sequence ATGGAAAATTATGATTTTAAAGTTGAAGAAAACTCGGTTGGTATGAGGCTTGATGTATTTATTGCTAATGAATTTGAGGATAAATCAAGGTCATACATTCAAGGGATAATTGAAAAGGAAAATGCTACTGTGAACGGAAAATGTCGAAAAAGTAATTTTAAATTGAAATTAAACGACACAATTGATTTGTCTATTCCGGATCCTGTTGAGTTAAATGTAAAGGCAGAAGACATACCTTTGGACGTTATATATGAAGATAGTGACGTAATTGTGATTAATAAACCTCAGGACATGGTGGTTCACCCAGCACCAGGAAATTATTCGGGTACATTGGTTAATGCACTCTTAAATCATTGTACAGACCTATCAGGTATAAATGGTGTTCTTAGACCAGGCATAGTGCATAGAATCGATAAGGACACATCTGGGGCTTTAGTAGTAGCTAAAAATGATAATGCACATAACTCTCTTGCAGCGCAGCTTAAAGATCATTCAATGACAAGAAGTTATTTAGCACTTGTAGAAGGTCTTATTAAAGATGATGAAGGCATGGTTGATGCACCTATCGGAAGACATTCAAAAGATAGGATAAAAATGGCGATAGTTGAGAGTGGTAAAAAAGCGGTAACTCATTATAAAGTAATTGAGAGATTTGAGGGTTATACATTAGTAGAATGTAATTTAGAAACAGGACGAACTCATCAAATAAGAGTACATATGGCAAAGATAGGACATCCTTTAGTTGGTGACTTGATATATGGGTTCAAGAAGCAGAAATTTAATTTAAAAGGGCAGGTTCTGCATGCAAAAAGGCTTGGATTTATACATCCAACTACTAATAAATACATGGAATTTGATTCGCCAATCCCAGCTTATTTTGAAAAATTAATAACTAAGTTAAGAAATAGTTGA
- the lspA gene encoding signal peptidase II, giving the protein MEVLIIFLGLALDRLTKVWALTALKDNNGVILIKDFFKLEYLENRGAAFGILQNKLILLALVTLLVISGMIYYIIKYKPKSKFLRISFALIISGALGNLYDRIFYKYVVDFILIHYKEVYSFPTFNVADTLVVVGTLVLAISIVKEEV; this is encoded by the coding sequence ATGGAAGTTTTAATTATTTTTTTAGGCCTGGCGTTGGACAGATTAACTAAGGTTTGGGCACTCACTGCATTGAAAGATAATAATGGAGTTATATTAATTAAAGATTTCTTTAAATTGGAATATTTAGAGAATAGGGGAGCTGCTTTTGGAATACTTCAGAACAAATTAATATTGCTTGCATTAGTTACATTACTTGTTATATCGGGCATGATATATTATATTATTAAGTATAAGCCAAAATCAAAATTTCTTAGAATAAGTTTTGCGCTCATTATAAGTGGAGCACTTGGAAATTTATATGATAGAATATTTTATAAGTATGTAGTAGATTTTATTTTAATTCATTATAAAGAGGTTTACTCTTTTCCAACATTTAACGTAGCAGATACGTTAGTTGTTGTGGGAACATTGGTTTTGGCAATTTCAATAGTAAAGGAAGAGGTATAG